In Vicia villosa cultivar HV-30 ecotype Madison, WI linkage group LG7, Vvil1.0, whole genome shotgun sequence, the DNA window TAAAATTTAGCATTGTTATCGGGAGGTTGGATTATGGTTCTTATATAAGACAAACATTTGTTACGATGAGATGTAAAAGAATGGTCAGTATAAAGAACATATACAAAAGTTGAAATGTGATAACACCGAAACAAGGAAATATGGATGTCCTTTTAAGTTTCCTAATTAAAGCTTCAGTGAACATGTACGTCTCCCATATAGAAAAAGGATTGAAAGGTGGGAAATGTGATGAcattaaaacaagaaaaatgtgGATATCCTACTTCTCCTTGATTTCAATTTTTTTGCTCAATCATTTTCCACACAATTAGGATTCAGTACGGGTGTGAATTGTACCCTCCaagttttttatcataattacATGTATAATTTACCACTCAGTTTTTGGCTTCTTTTGTACTTTTAATATTATAGACAGTGGCCCAAGGATCTTTCTTAGTAACATTCATGCTTCTTTTGGTTCTTATTAGGGTTCAATGGGGAAAGGTGATAAACACATTATAGTAAAGGACTTTCTAGTATGGGACACAAAGAATACGTGATCCTGGAACCTTGTTCCGAAGAGGAGAAAGTTAACGTGGCCACTGGGGTGGCTCGCTTGTTCCATATTTCTATATTCATCttcttgttatttttatttatgggTTATAATCCCTTTTACGCAGTTTGATTCCAAGATCTTTTCAACCGCCAATGTCGCCCCTCCCAAAATTACGCCCAACATATAGAGTATTATCAGGGCCTTTAAAGTTCTGTGTCGTCGGATGGAAGCTATTTCCACAGAGAAATCTATTAGCACCTTACTCCAACCCCTACCTTGATTAGAAGAATAAGTCTGTCGAAGCCAGGGGCGAGAAGGTGCTTTGATGGTTACGACTAAGTCTATGGGCGCTTTCTTCTTCCCATTATCCTAGACGAGTGATTCAAAAGTTTCCTTCAGATTCTCTTTTGATGATCTTACCTCCCCCCCCCCCTTAAGTGGGAGGTGGTTCAAGAACTGTCAAGTTTCCAATACATGTGCTTCTTTACCCTAATCTCCTTGGATCTAAAGGATGATGATAATGGGATAGATGACTATTTAGGTGAGTCGGTTATTATGCACCCTTTGAGATTGTACACTGAATATTTTTCTAACTACTTTTATTTCGTCCTTTTCCTAAGAAAAATGCTAGTAGTTTCCCTGGCTAAGAGGAAGGAGCGTCTGGAAATGTGAGAGGTTGAAAGGCGACCAATTGTCTCCCCTCTCTATCTCCCAACCAATCAACTTGCAAGGAAGGCTTTAAATCGCATTGAAGATTTCTTTATCTTTAATTAACCTTCCTCCAAGATTCTCGAGCAAGGGGAATCTTCTTCTCAGGTCCATAGGGATATACAATTAACAACCACTCTAGATAGTAGTGATGGGGGAGATACTCGGCTAGTTAGATATGTTCCTCACCCTTTCTCATCCCTCTTAAGGGACACTCTTTTTGACATTGTTGAGTTGACTAAGATCCGCCTCCCCTTCTTTGGGGATTTTCCAACAGGTTATCTGAACCTCTACAACATATCATTTGAGGAGTTGTCCAATGTGGCATAGGCTCACTTAAGGATTTTCCTAATAAGGTGGGTTCAATGGGAGAAGCATGCTGAAACTATTGAGAACATGTAGTCCAAACTTGCCAAGGATCGAGGATTCATCAAGCAACTCCAAGAGACGATAAAGGTCTTGGCACAGGAAAAGGATAACTTAAAGTTTATACTCAAGACAGTGGCTGAAATTCTGGAACTTGCACCACATGTTAATACTGATATCCCAACATCAAAGCATCTGTTTATAATGTTACATTGTTAATACAATGTCATAACAATGATTGATGTTAATTTATGTTAGGTTTTCTACATCTATTTGTATTTTGTCAAACACAGCGatttccaaaaataaaattatgaattCTTCTGATGTTTTGGTGCGTTCAAAAATACAATTCTGAACTGGTAAATGGATAGGAAAACTGATAAATGGATGGATAAAGTCCCAATATTGTGCAAGCTTATAAATGGTAGGAATCCAACTTGGAGATTCTTGAAGTGCTTGGTTGTTAAGCTGGTTTACGCAATTTGGAGAGTGCGGAGTAATTGAATATTTCAAGAGCGAAGTATAGATATGCAACAACTGGTCAGACAAGTAGTTATTAAAATTATAGATCAGTGTATGCATAGCCATAAGCTTCACACTTTGGGAATTTCTTTTTACACCTTGTAGGGATGAAAAAATcttgaaaaccccaaaatacccttTGTAGATGCATCTCCAAACGCACCACAAAAGAGGtattttcagaaatgcatctccgaaagtacCTCTAATGAGTGAGAAatgtgtttcggagatgcatctccgaaagcactcCTGATGGTGTTTTTTTAAATCATCAAAGTTTTTATACGGAATTAGATTAAAACGATAATAAAAACGCAAATGAGAAATTATAagaattaaaaaacaataataagcacaaaatattattatgaaaatagtaaaatataataCATAAATTGTTCTGGAATTAAAAAAAGGTATAACTTACTACGTATGCCTAATCCTCACCCTTAGCACCTCCTATGCCTCATGTATCCCACCGCAGTTGTTGCCTCACTAACCACCCTCTCCATGGTAGCCACCGCCTTATGATCGCCCCTCTCAATTATCCCTTAGTCCAAAGCCTCCTTCCCAATCACCTGTATCCGCTGACAGATCGGCAAGACATCAGTAGCATGGTCATCTTGGGCCTGCTGGTTCTCTAAAATCTCCTCATAAGTTATCCTATATGGACGTCCAAGAGCATCTGGTGTCAGGATAGGGTGTGACAATGTGTAGAACCATGTCACATATCCCTCTATACAATGCCAACTGTTGGAGACCTGCGTCAATCGATTGTCCTGTGACACGATATattgctcccaatcctcaaagatGTCATCGAGATCCCAACGAACAATGATGTCGGGAGCAACTTGAGATGGAGATTTGGATATGGTCTGAACATATCCAAAATCCTGCATGCATCGCTCTGGAAGATACCTGGCCATAGTATCGGTCCGACATGCCTGCCACCCGGAGTATAAAGAGATGGAGTCGAATGGGATAATCTCTCTGTGATCCTCGAATGACGTCCATAGGATGTCATCATGAACAGTCCGATCAAGATACACCAGAAATGTTAACACATCCTAATTCTCTCTGCGGGGGAGATACATGGCAGCCCTTGGCATCTCCTCCGTATAATCAAGATCAAGATAAAAATCATGAATTCGATGGAAGTGAGAAATGATTCATCcttgaaaaacaaataagatacaTGTAGgaaaaaattattaatagtaaaataaattaatagtgGGAATGAAAGGTACCATCAACAGTGTGTAAGAGCCTGAAAGTTGTCTCGTCTTCCAGTTAGAGGCTTCATTCAATTTTTGGAATAGGTATACCAAACAGTCTGCCCCCAGTTTCACTCCCCCACCGTATCCAAATCCATGAAGTACCTGAGGGATGTTACATCATGTAGTTAGCACTTTTGTCCATAAAAGGGACGTACCAACCAAAAACATGAATGAAGCCTCATTCTTGGTGGTACTGAACAAAGATGTCATCACCCTCATTCTCGGAATCAGTTGAAGCAATGAGATGGTCGTGATAAAGGTCCTTCAAGAATTAGAACTCCGCATGTGTCCCATTAGTCAAGGAACTCTGCTCAACTGCCTTTCCTGGTTGAGCACCTAAATAGTcaatcatccactcaatggcaaCATCACGAGTGATGCGGGAGTGGTTAAGGAGCCTCCCCGAATAGGAAGATGTAGTAGGCAGGTGACGTCATCTAGAGTAATTGTCATCTCTCCAACAGGAAAGTGGAAAGATGATGTCTCCTTGTGTCATGTCTCTACGAATGCCCCTTGCATTCCGTGGCTAATGGTGCTACAACCCGAACAACAAAGTCTAGAAAGTCCGGAGGCAAAAATGACCTCCTTGAACCAATTCGCATTAAGATGATGCAGAGTGAATATTTTGTGAGTGTGGTTCACGGAATTTAGTGTTGTCTGTTCCTATaaagataaataatattaatatcaaGAGGGAGGTGTAATAGTGTAATAAAAAAGTAAAAGTGTAATAAAAAGTGTAACAAAAAATATACTTTTTAAGTGGAAACATGTCGGGCGACATGATCGGAGTAATATATCAAGAGGCAGGTGTCAGAGGGCCCTCCTGGGTAAGCTGGGGTAACATGCACGGGTGCTGGAACACAAACCTCCTTGACTGCAAGTACATGAATGTTCTCTGGTGCCTCCTCATTATCCCTATATGAGGATGTACAGGATAGACAACTCTTGAGAGAAGAAGTGGATGGTCCCTCCACTTCCTCCCGCGGTACCCGACCGCGTTCTCGACCCCTCGTAGCCTGTTCAACTCTCTCACACTGAGCGAAAGCAGTTTGGGTTGGTCTGTCGAGTCTAACTTTGTTCGGATAGTCAGCCATGTTCCTGAGAAAAAATTAATCAGTACTCAAAGGGAAGGAATAAGAATAGGTTtgaaaaaatttttaaaaaaaaataacgcAGGCATAATTTCGGAGGTGCATCTCCGAAATCCCTCAGAGGTGTTTTTTCGgtgatgcacttccgaaaacacctgcgACAACCATTTTTGAACTTCGCCCTCAATCACCAAAAAGTCTCATTTTTTACACCAAACAACCACATTTTATAAGTTATACTTCAACCTACTAACTTTAAATGATTTTAAACAACTTATTATTAACATACAAAGTAGAAAAAGGAATTTTGAAAAACTAACTCAAATTTGGAGCTTTGAAAGTTGTTGAAATGAGTTTATATTAGGAGTTAAAATGAGTTGAAAATTGTTGGAATGAGTAGAAATCAGTTGAGAGTTGTTGAAAGTTGATATTTTGGGGGTTTTGGATATTTGAGAGTTTGTGTTTGAAAACAGACAGAAATGAGGAGTTTCTGTCATGAGTTTAATGTATATGTcctaatttggagatgcatctccgaaacacccaaaacttaaaaaataagtttattcGAATATGCATACCTGAAATActcttgattttgaaaaaaaaaatgtatttcggtgatgcatctccgaaaaaatccattaaaaaaatgaattttagtGCGTTCGAAGATACATATCCGAATTcagaaattaaaaaggaaattttgTGAGAGACTTCTAAGAAGATCAAGGGATCCATAAAAAAATTCCCTCACATTTTATGCCACTCTTTTGTAGACTATCTCATAGTTTAGGTGCTTAGAGTACTGCTTGttactttctttctctttttttttggtaTTGAGATTATGTTCTTCATTGTTATAtaaaggttgagaaaacacttagaggggggtttgaataagtggttctttaaaaacttgatgaaggaaagatagacagaacgcagttatttttatcctggttcaccttctcaataaggctacctccagtccaccttcaacaaggtgatttgcctctcaacataggtcttaatccactataatcagaacttGATTACACTTGTACGACCACTgtcgtgactcacaatacaatgcacgagccaaactgctggtgactagCAACCCTGCACAAACCAAGtgtttgtgactaaccaacttctaagactcaactagtcctagacttcttgagacttctgacccaactggtctctcaacgactcagttaccacgtaacttctgCTGACAGTGTATAGTATTGCttctagaaagctataatcacaaatgtgatatttcactaagattaagtacaaaGTAATGAACTCGGAATATGTATATGAGAGTTTTTGCttcagagagtttttcttcacacttgatggtAATTCAGAGTTGCAgtgttctttcttgttttcttctataTCACTTCTGTTTTTCTTCGAGTATATATAGCTTCAAAATTTTTGACCATTATCTTCAACACTTGTACgcagcattaaatggtttgcgtgttgtatttgcttttgttttctccaagggtttgcatgtggatagcttttTCAATCAGTCTTGGAAATTTtgcttttggagtgttgcagccgTTTTGCTAATGACTATGTTTTTAACGGCATTAATTTGAATCATTCCTTATGATCTTCTGTTCagccttgttcttcaacttctgttgtggATGTGTTCACAGTGTTTTggtgcagtatcagaagttgcCTTATGACTTGAGTTGCGTTTCTCCAGCTTCTCATAAGTGCCAAGTTCTGATTGCTAGTACTGATACATCTTCTGAAATAAGAAACgtatgattagagtaccatgtttgctttatacaaaattagtttgcttgttatcatcaaaacactaaattatgattagaaccaaactatgttctaacattaTACGGAATAAAATTGATTCTTTTGgttccaaaaataaaaatacatttccTTATTTAAAATGCATTTTGAATTTTTCACAAGAATGTGAAAGCACTATTAAAAGTGCAAAAAAATAATGCCTATTTTTTTTACCCCACCCTCATGTACTTTTGAAATACTCATCTTTTTACACTTTTCCTTATCTTCTCTTGTACACAACTTCTCcaatttttcttatataaaatacattttaaaatatttaaaaattataatgttttttttttaagaaaatcaaCATTTTTTTAAATGCAAATTCTGAGATTTATGGAATATAATTGTATAAAAAAAACATCCGAAAATTTTCAGAGTTCTACAAAATATAGTACTACTTTGGATACTTTTGTCTATTGTGCAGTTATTTGGTGGTGAGATGGAGAGGATCAGGTTTGTGTTGTGGTATAGAAAACATCATTTCACATATTTTTAGATATTTGAAATTCACTTAACTTATTTATGTTAGCTACACAATTTTGGTTTAAGAGATTAGCTCTTACATTTTTGTGGCTACTTTTTAACTGATAATTCCAAACATAACTTCATATAGATATTATACTAGCAGTCTGTTTATAATCAACAATGACATGGTAAAGATGTCTTGAATTCAAACTCAGCAATTGCACAGAAAATATCTAGTTTATACCCCAAAAAATCAACAATTTTCTTGGCACGTGGAACCGATGTTAAATGATTTAATGAATTTTAATGGCAAAGAAAAAGTCTAAACAAACCATTTGCAGGAAAGTTCTTCATACAATAAAGTAGATAGTTACAAATATGCATCTCAGGAAAGCTCTACAATTTGTAATGCATATAACTAGCATATTG includes these proteins:
- the LOC131619381 gene encoding uncharacterized protein LOC131619381, which encodes MARYLPERCMQDFGYVQTISKSPSQVAPDIIVRWDLDDIFEDWEQYIVSQDNRLTQVSNSWHCIEGYVTWFYTLSHPILTPDALGRPYRITYEEILENQQAQDDHATDVLPICQRIQVIGKEALD